In the genome of Opitutia bacterium KCR 482, one region contains:
- a CDS encoding FAD-binding protein, translating to MPLEIKEYQGKNLSCFRTFNRVPRYAEIGSADDAAEAFEYAAKNGLKAFVLGGGSNVFFRRTNIKSFVMKNALPKKIENLGGGRYEVSSSVRMLEMLKTAYADGRDACYYLASAPCEVGGAIAMNAGTGPREGRAIFDFVESVKFVRNGKVEERKACEIEHSHRRTELSENAFILSAIFNFPKAEIADDPIKARLDWARENQDLSVPNCGSLCNKYDARIMKFTRALFSPLPAGMSKKKLNWTYNKADNPVFLGAFLFVLKALHRLFGREIKFEIKSVD from the coding sequence ATGCCGCTCGAAATCAAAGAGTATCAAGGCAAAAACCTGAGCTGTTTCAGGACGTTCAACCGCGTTCCGCGCTACGCGGAAATCGGCTCGGCAGACGACGCGGCGGAGGCGTTCGAATACGCGGCGAAAAACGGGCTGAAAGCCTTTGTGCTCGGCGGCGGCTCGAACGTGTTTTTCAGGCGCACAAACATAAAATCTTTTGTGATGAAAAATGCGCTGCCCAAGAAAATCGAGAATCTCGGCGGCGGACGCTACGAGGTTTCCTCGTCGGTGCGCATGCTCGAAATGCTCAAAACCGCGTACGCCGACGGGCGCGACGCCTGCTATTACTTGGCGAGCGCGCCGTGCGAAGTGGGCGGGGCAATCGCGATGAATGCGGGCACCGGCCCGCGCGAGGGACGCGCGATTTTCGACTTCGTGGAGTCGGTAAAATTCGTCCGCAACGGAAAAGTCGAGGAGCGGAAAGCATGCGAAATAGAGCACTCGCACCGCCGCACGGAGCTTTCCGAAAACGCCTTTATACTCTCGGCAATCTTCAATTTCCCGAAAGCGGAAATCGCCGACGACCCGATAAAGGCACGCCTCGACTGGGCGAGGGAAAATCAGGATTTGTCCGTTCCGAACTGCGGGTCGCTCTGCAACAAATACGACGCGCGGATTATGAAATTCACCCGCGCCCTATTCTCGCCCCTCCCCGCGGGAATGAGCAAAAAAAAGCTCAACTGGACTTACAACAAGGCGGACAACCCCGTTTTT
- the purN gene encoding phosphoribosylglycinamide formyltransferase, whose amino-acid sequence MKAVILASGRGSNAETLFLKTQNGEIPNTEFTELISDKPDAPALGVAKKFGIKSRYIDTQKAGARFSPDGAQSYISAIRESGAELVVLAGFMKILPPEFVAAFPSRIINLHPSLLPSFRGRDAIKQAFDFGVKICGCTVHFVNDVLDGGEIIAQKAVEIPPEYDLEKLEEKVHEAEHILLPRVVADIAQGKIKIG is encoded by the coding sequence ATGAAAGCCGTAATACTTGCAAGCGGACGCGGTTCGAACGCGGAAACGCTTTTTTTGAAAACGCAAAACGGGGAGATTCCGAACACGGAATTTACCGAGCTAATCAGCGACAAGCCCGACGCGCCCGCGCTGGGCGTAGCAAAAAAATTCGGGATAAAGTCGCGCTATATCGACACGCAAAAGGCGGGCGCAAGGTTCTCGCCCGACGGCGCGCAAAGCTACATTTCCGCAATCAGGGAATCGGGCGCGGAGCTTGTCGTGCTTGCGGGCTTCATGAAAATACTTCCGCCCGAATTCGTGGCGGCGTTTCCGTCGCGCATAATCAACCTGCACCCCAGCCTGCTGCCGTCGTTCAGGGGCAGGGACGCAATCAAGCAGGCATTCGACTTCGGCGTAAAAATCTGCGGCTGCACCGTCCACTTCGTAAACGACGTGCTCGACGGCGGCGAAATCATCGCGCAAAAGGCGGTGGAAATCCCGCCCGAATACGACTTGGAAAAACTCGAAGAAAAAGTCCACGAAGCCGAGCACATTCTGCTTCCGCGGGTGGTGGCGGACATCGCGCAGGGGAAAATCAAAATCGGATAG